The Planktothrix agardhii NIES-204 genomic interval GTGATAGAATACTCCAACTCCAGCTTAGAAAAAGACTCTACTGTGAAATACCGGATCTACGCGGAAGCGGGAATCTCCGAATATTGGTTAGTTAACCTACAGCGCCGGGAACTAATTATTTATCGTGATCCCAGGGATAGCGAATATGGCTCCAAAATCACCTTAACAGAAGGTGAAGTTACACCCCTAGCATTTCCAGATATCCAGATTCCCATTGAAGCCATGATTTCAGCAGATTGATCCGCGTATATCCGGTTATTCTGCCTGCCGATTCCTGATTAAAATATTAAAGATGAGCAAAGATTTGTCAATCATTTGCCAATCGGATGTAATCTAAAATTTGCATCTGTAAATCCAGAATTCGCCAAACATGGTAGAACACAAACGCATTGGTATTTTAACCAGTGGGGGGGACTGTGCAGGTTTAAACGCAGCAATTCGGGCTGTGGTTTATCGGGCGGCAGGAATCTTGGGGTGGGAGGTCTTCGGTATTCGAGAAGCCACCCAAGGGTTAATGACTCGTCCTGTTAACAGTGTTCCTCTGACTATTGATAAAGTTGATAATATTCTCACCGCCGGGGGGACAATTTTGGGAACCACCAATAAGGGTGATCCCTTTGCCTTTCCGATGCCGGATGGAAGTTTGTTGGATCGCTCCGAGGAGATTATCGAAGGCTATAATCTCTTAGGACTGAATGCTTTAATTGGTATCGGTGGAGATGGCAGTTTAGCGATTTTGCGACGCATTGCCCAACAGGGAAATATGAACTTAATTGGGATTCCTAAAACCATTGATAATGACGTGGGTAGCACGGATTTATCTATTGGGTTTAGTACCGCCGTTGATATCGCTACTGAGGCTTTAGATCGGCTACACTTTACCGCCGCTAGTCATAGCCGCGTGATGATTTTAGAAGTCATGGGCCGAGATGCGGGACATATTGCCCTCCATGCGGGAATTGCTGGCGGTGCAGATATTATTTTAATTCCTGAACTTCCCTACAGTTTGGATAGCATTTGTCAGCATATTGCAGAACGACAAAAACAAGGGAAAAACTATTGTTTAGTCGTTGTTGCAGAGGCGGTTAAAACGGAAACGGGAGAACCTGTGACGATGATTAATCGTATGGGACAAGCTCGTTTAGGGGGTATTGGACAATATCTGGCTGATGAAATTTGCGATCGCAGTGGCGCAGAAACGCGAGTTACTGTTCTCGGTCATATTCAACGGGGGGGAACTCCTTCACCAATTGATCGGATTATTGCTTCTGCTTTTGGAGTGGCGGCGGTGGATTTGATTCTTGAGGAGAATTATGATCGGGTTGTCGTTTGGCGAGATCGGAATGTATCGAGTATTCCGATTTTGGATGCGATCGCTCAATATCGGGCTGTTAATGCTGATGATATTTTAGTAGAAACAGCCCAAAGTATGGGGATTTGTTTAGGGAATTAATTCTGTTGTAAAGACGTGCTCTAGCGCGTCTTTATCTTCTTAAGTTAAGATCCAATAATCAGGCTGTTTTATTTGTTTACAGATAATAATCTCTCCCCTAGCAAAAAAGGGGAGTTAGGTATGCTTAAGAGTTTAAACGTTTGCGTTTGGTTTGATAGCTGCGGACTGTGGTGACAATTAAAGTAATAATTGTAATTGGAATTACAAAACCGATCATCACCAAATTAAACATGGGAAGTTGAGAATGTTTTGAAGAATCGAGAATTAAATAGGTAGCGTAGGCAAAATAATAGGCTAAGAAAAGTATACCTTCCCAACGGTCAATAGATTTGCCCGTATAAAAAATCGGGAAACAGGAAATTGCCACTGCAATCATAACTGGAATATCAAAATTTAAAGCCGCAGTAGAAACATTGATTCCGGCTGGGGAAACAGCAGAGGAGAGTCCTAAAACTGCCAGGATATTAAAAATATTGCTACCGATGACATTACCCACAGCAATATCCCGTTCTCCTTTAATCGTAGCCACAACAGAACTGGCTAATTCTGGCAGGGAAGTTCCTGCGGCTACAATAGTTAATCCGATGACTAATTCACTGACTCCAATAGCTCTAGCGATAGAAATTGAACTTTCAACCAACCAATTAGACCCCTGAACAAGCAAGACTAATCCGACAATAATTAAGCCAATATTAATGATCCAGTTTTTCGGAGTATTTTCAATCTTACTCCCGGATTCATCTTCGTTTGATTCATCATTTTTTTGTTTCTTGGCTTCATAAATTAAAAACAGAGTATAAACAATTGCCCCAATAAATAAAATCGTTCCATCAACCCGACTAATTGTACCATCACTGCCAAACATTAAGGTCAAAACAGACACCCCAATCATAATCGGAACATCTAACCGAATTAACTGATTAGCTACCATTAAAGGAGCAATTAAAGCCGAAATTCCTAATATGATTAACACATTAAAAATATTACTACCGACAACATTTCCCAAGGCGATATCCGCTTGACCTGCAAAAGCTGATTGAATACTAACTGACATTTCTGGAGAACTGGTTCCGTAAGCAACAATTGTTAGTCCCACAAGTAAGGAAGGAATTCCCAAAATTGAAGCAATGGTTGAAGCTCCACGGACTAATAGTTCCGCGCCCAAAACCAGTAAGACTAAACCCGCTATCAGTAACAAAATCACGCTCAAGCTCATAGAATAAAAATCCTTAACCGTTAAAGTTTGGTCTTTTTGTTTACAATGAAATATCACAACTCCTTTTGTTAATTTATCATGGTTTTAATCGACTTTGTTATTGGGGTTGTGGTAAGGTGGAGGGAATTAGGATTGCGATCCGTATAGACCTAATTTGTGTAAACCATAAATTTTGAGGAATAAAACATGACTTATTCGGAAGATTTAACAACTTTAGTTGTTGTTGCTTACCCTGAGCAAGAAAAAGCCAAAGAAGTTCTAAAAGAACTCAAGGAATTGCAAATAAAAGGGATTATTTCTATTGTCAATGCTGCGGTTATGGTCAAGAATGAAAAAGGGAAAGTTGCCATTAGTGAAACCGGAGATACCGATGCTAAAGGTGGAGCAATTATTGGCGGAATTACGGCGGGATTAATTGCCCTATTCAACCCGATTGGAGCATTAGGAGTAATTGCTTTAACCGCAGGTGGGGCGGGAGTTGGAGCCTTAATTACTCATTTTATTGATTTGGGATTTCCTCAAGAAGATCTGAAAGAACTTTCTGAATCTTTAACCCCTGGAAGTTCAGCTATTATTGCCTTGGTTGAGCATACTTGGGTAGATAAGTTAACGGAAACTTTAGATGAGTATGCCGGAAAATTGTATAAACGTTCGATTAAATCGGATATTGCTTCTCAACTGGAAACAACAGCAAAAACAGTCAATACTGAAGTGGAATCTACACCCCCAGAAGCCTAATTAATCTAAGTAAAAATAGGTGGAATTTTCCACCTATTTAATTTTTTGATTTAGAGCATTTTGGGCAATTTTAGTGATATAAATTGTAACGATTACCGTTACGATTAACCCCATTCCATAGAATAACCATTCTACCGAGGTACGCGATCGCTCTCCCATTCCTAACTGGGCTAAACTTCCGATTAAAGATCCCACATAAACATATAAAATTGTACCGGGTAACATCCCAATCCAAGAGGCTAAAAAATAATCTTTTAAAGAAACATTCGTTAGTCCAAAAGCATAATTAAGTAAATTAAATGGAAATATTGGAGAAAGACGAGTTAAACCCACAATTTTCCATCCCTCTTGACCCACCGCTTGATCAATAGCTTTAAATTGCTCGTGATTTTCTAGTTTCTTAGCAACCCAATCCCTGGCAAAATATCGTCCAATTAAAAAAGCAAAGGTAGCTCCAATTACTGAACCAATAGAAACATAAATTGAACCCCAAAATACCCCAAAAACAACTCCCGCACCCAAGGTTAATAGAGAACCAGGGACAAATAATATTGTAGCTAAATTGTATATAATAATAAATGCTGCTGGCCCCCAAAAGCCCAAATTTGCCACCCAATCTAAGAGATTTTTTAATAAGTCTTGAACGCCCATTTTATTCTCCCAAGTATTAAAATTATAGCCCTGAGCAGGTTAGTTTTGAGAACTTCTTTATCTTCTTTGTGTCTTTGTGGTTAAATTTGGCTTGATCCTTGTCAAGATCACCTATAATTTTAAACTAAAGATCCTCCACAACTAGAACCACATCCGGCGGTACATCCATAACAATAGGAAGCTGTTTTTACCGTTTCAATTAAATCTAAATTATTAGCATTTAATAAATCACTTACCGTTAAGATATTTCCTGAAGCATTGCGGGCGGGAATATTTTCCATTTGGTTAAAATCACAATCATAAATATAGCCTTGATAATCAATAGATAATTGATGACGACACATTAAATTAGATACAGTTTCGGGATTATAATTAGAT includes:
- a CDS encoding Na+/Ca+ antiporter, CaCA family, which gives rise to MSLSVILLLIAGLVLLVLGAELLVRGASTIASILGIPSLLVGLTIVAYGTSSPEMSVSIQSAFAGQADIALGNVVGSNIFNVLIILGISALIAPLMVANQLIRLDVPIMIGVSVLTLMFGSDGTISRVDGTILFIGAIVYTLFLIYEAKKQKNDESNEDESGSKIENTPKNWIINIGLIIVGLVLLVQGSNWLVESSISIARAIGVSELVIGLTIVAAGTSLPELASSVVATIKGERDIAVGNVIGSNIFNILAVLGLSSAVSPAGINVSTAALNFDIPVMIAVAISCFPIFYTGKSIDRWEGILFLAYYFAYATYLILDSSKHSQLPMFNLVMIGFVIPITIITLIVTTVRSYQTKRKRLNS
- the pfkA_1 gene encoding 6-phosphofructokinase, with protein sequence MVEHKRIGILTSGGDCAGLNAAIRAVVYRAAGILGWEVFGIREATQGLMTRPVNSVPLTIDKVDNILTAGGTILGTTNKGDPFAFPMPDGSLLDRSEEIIEGYNLLGLNALIGIGGDGSLAILRRIAQQGNMNLIGIPKTIDNDVGSTDLSIGFSTAVDIATEALDRLHFTAASHSRVMILEVMGRDAGHIALHAGIAGGADIILIPELPYSLDSICQHIAERQKQGKNYCLVVVAEAVKTETGEPVTMINRMGQARLGGIGQYLADEICDRSGAETRVTVLGHIQRGGTPSPIDRIIASAFGVAAVDLILEENYDRVVVWRDRNVSSIPILDAIAQYRAVNADDILVETAQSMGICLGN